Proteins from a single region of Sphingomonas sp.:
- a CDS encoding 50S ribosomal protein L23 — protein MAKKQAAAIDNRHYDVIVAPHITEKSTMVSEHNAVVFRVAGDATKPEIKAAVEALFSVKVTGVNTIVQKGKTKKWKGKPYTRSDIKKAIVTLADGDQIDVTAGVN, from the coding sequence ATGGCTAAGAAGCAGGCAGCCGCGATCGACAACCGTCATTATGACGTGATTGTCGCGCCGCACATCACCGAGAAGTCGACCATGGTTTCGGAGCACAACGCGGTTGTGTTCCGGGTCGCTGGCGACGCCACCAAGCCAGAGATCAAGGCCGCCGTCGAGGCGCTGTTCTCGGTCAAGGTCACCGGCGTCAACACGATCGTCCAGAAGGGCAAGACCAAGAAGTGGAAGGGCAAGCCCTACACCCGGTCGGACATCAAGAAGGCAATCGTGACGCTCGCCGACGGCGACCAGATCGATGTGACCGCGGGGGTCAACTAA
- the rpmC gene encoding 50S ribosomal protein L29, translated as MTKATDLRAKTEDQLSEELGNLKREAFNLRFQAATSQLEKSSRVKEVRRDIARIKTLQNERSRSAAK; from the coding sequence ATGACCAAGGCTACCGATCTTCGTGCGAAGACCGAGGACCAGCTGAGCGAAGAGCTCGGCAACCTGAAGCGCGAGGCGTTCAACCTTCGCTTCCAGGCCGCGACCAGCCAGCTCGAAAAGTCGAGCCGGGTCAAGGAAGTCCGTCGCGACATCGCCCGCATCAAGACGCTGCAGAACGAGCGCTCGCGCTCGGCTGCCAAGTAA
- the rplE gene encoding 50S ribosomal protein L5 yields MADKYTPRLRKLYDEKIAKAMTEKFGYKNVMEVPQIDKIVLNMGVGEATQDKKKVEQAASEMELIAGQKPVITKAKKSIAQFKLREGMPIGVKVTLRRERMYEFLDRFVTIALPRVRDFRGLNPKSFDGRGNYACGLKEQLIFPEISYDKVDKIRGMDVIVTTTAKTDDEARELLRLFGFPFPLDADGEAQAA; encoded by the coding sequence ATGGCTGATAAGTACACCCCTCGTCTGCGCAAGCTCTATGACGAGAAGATCGCCAAGGCGATGACCGAGAAGTTCGGCTACAAGAACGTCATGGAAGTTCCGCAGATCGACAAGATCGTGCTGAACATGGGCGTTGGCGAAGCGACCCAGGACAAGAAGAAGGTCGAGCAGGCCGCTTCTGAAATGGAACTGATCGCGGGCCAGAAGCCGGTGATCACCAAGGCGAAGAAGTCGATCGCGCAGTTCAAGCTGCGTGAAGGCATGCCGATCGGCGTGAAGGTCACCCTTCGCCGTGAGCGCATGTACGAGTTCCTCGACCGTTTCGTCACGATCGCGCTGCCGCGCGTTCGCGACTTCCGTGGTCTGAACCCCAAGTCGTTCGACGGCCGTGGCAATTATGCCTGCGGTCTGAAGGAGCAGCTGATCTTCCCGGAAATCAGCTACGACAAGGTCGACAAGATCCGCGGCATGGACGTGATCGTCACCACCACCGCGAAGACTGACGACGAAGCTCGCGAGCTTCTCCGTCTTTTTGGCTTCCCGTTCCCGCTCGATGCGGACGGCGAAGCGCAAGCCGCATAA
- the rplD gene encoding 50S ribosomal protein L4, translating to MKVKVQTLDGKAAKGAELELNDAIFAVEPRADILHRVVTWQLEKRRGTARGTRERADVARTGKKFGRQKGGGTARHGDRRAPVFIGGGKAHGARVRDFNPSLNKKIRALGLKMALSTHAKAGSLVVMDSIAIENNKTKTLAGNLEKLKYGKTLVIDGDAVENSFALAAGNLHTVNVLPAIGANVYDILKHDTLVLTRAAVEKLEARFNG from the coding sequence GTGAAGGTCAAGGTTCAAACCCTCGACGGCAAGGCGGCCAAGGGCGCCGAGCTCGAGCTCAACGACGCGATCTTCGCCGTTGAGCCGCGCGCGGACATCCTGCACCGCGTCGTCACCTGGCAGCTCGAAAAGCGCCGCGGCACCGCCCGGGGCACCCGCGAGCGTGCCGACGTCGCCCGCACCGGCAAGAAGTTCGGTCGCCAGAAGGGCGGCGGTACCGCCCGTCACGGCGATCGCCGCGCTCCGGTGTTCATCGGCGGCGGTAAGGCGCACGGCGCTCGCGTTCGCGACTTCAATCCGTCGCTGAACAAGAAGATCCGCGCGCTCGGCCTCAAGATGGCGTTGAGCACCCATGCCAAGGCCGGTTCGCTGGTCGTCATGGACAGCATCGCGATCGAGAACAACAAGACCAAGACGCTCGCGGGCAACCTCGAGAAGCTGAAGTACGGCAAGACGCTGGTCATCGATGGCGACGCCGTCGAGAACAGCTTCGCGCTCGCCGCGGGCAATTTGCACACGGTGAACGTCCTCCCGGCCATCGGCGCCAACGTCTATGACATCCTGAAGCACGACACGCTGGTCCTGACCCGCGCTGCCGTCGAGAAGCTGGAGGCGCGCTTCAATGGCTAA
- the rpsN gene encoding 30S ribosomal protein S14, whose protein sequence is MAKLSSINKNEKRKLLVKKYAGKYAKLKATANDKSLDETERLIARLKMAEIPRNGNPTRIRNRCELTGRPRGYYRKFRLARVMLRDLANKGLIPGVTKSSW, encoded by the coding sequence ATGGCGAAACTGAGTTCGATCAACAAGAACGAGAAGCGCAAGCTGCTGGTGAAGAAGTATGCCGGCAAGTACGCGAAGCTCAAGGCGACCGCGAATGACAAGTCGCTCGACGAGACCGAGCGCCTGATCGCGCGGCTGAAGATGGCCGAAATCCCCCGCAACGGGAATCCCACGCGGATTCGCAACCGCTGCGAGCTGACCGGCCGCCCGCGCGGTTACTACCGCAAGTTCCGTCTCGCTCGCGTCATGCTGCGCGATCTGGCCAACAAGGGCCTGATCCCCGGCGTCACCAAGTCGAGCTGGTAA
- the rpsC gene encoding 30S ribosomal protein S3: MGHKSNPIGLRLQINRTWDSRWFAEGADYGRLLIEDLKIRKFILKTLPQAAISKVVIERPAKLCRISIYAARPGVIIGKKGTDIEKLRKTLGEMTSSDVSLNIVEIRKPEVDAKLVAQGIADQLERRIAFRRAMKRAVQSAMRLGAEGIRINCGGRLGGAEIARSEWYREGRVPLHTLRANIDHAEAEAHTAYGVCGVKVWIFKGEILGHDPMATDRLNMESQTSGVRPAREDRR; this comes from the coding sequence ATGGGTCACAAGAGCAATCCGATCGGCCTGCGCCTGCAGATCAACCGTACCTGGGATAGCCGCTGGTTCGCGGAGGGCGCCGATTACGGCCGCCTCCTCATCGAGGACCTCAAGATCCGCAAGTTCATCCTCAAGACGCTGCCCCAGGCCGCGATCTCGAAGGTGGTGATCGAGCGTCCGGCCAAGCTGTGCCGCATCTCGATCTACGCGGCGCGCCCCGGTGTGATCATCGGCAAGAAGGGCACCGACATCGAGAAGCTGCGCAAGACGCTGGGCGAGATGACCTCGTCGGACGTCTCGCTGAACATCGTCGAGATTCGCAAGCCTGAAGTCGATGCCAAGCTCGTCGCGCAGGGCATTGCCGACCAGCTCGAGCGCCGTATCGCTTTCCGTCGCGCCATGAAGCGCGCGGTGCAGTCGGCGATGCGCCTCGGTGCCGAAGGCATCCGGATCAACTGCGGCGGCCGTCTCGGCGGCGCCGAGATCGCCCGTTCGGAATGGTATCGCGAAGGCCGCGTTCCGCTGCACACGCTGCGCGCGAACATCGACCACGCCGAGGCCGAGGCCCACACCGCCTATGGCGTGTGCGGCGTCAAGGTCTGGATCTTCAAGGGCGAGATCCTCGGCCACGATCCGATGGCGACCGACCGTCTCAACATGGAATCGCAGACCTCGGGCGTTCGCCCGGCGCGCGAAGACCGTCGCTAA
- the rpsJ gene encoding 30S ribosomal protein S10 has protein sequence METQNIRIRLKAFDHRVLDQAAGDIADTARRTGALIRGPIPLPTHIDKFTVNRGPHIDKKSREQFETRTYKRMLDIVQPTPQTVDALMKLDLAAGVDVEIKLA, from the coding sequence ATGGAAACGCAGAATATTCGCATTCGCCTGAAGGCTTTCGATCATCGCGTGCTTGATCAGGCTGCCGGCGACATCGCCGACACCGCGCGCCGCACCGGCGCTCTGATCCGTGGTCCGATCCCCCTGCCGACGCACATCGACAAGTTCACGGTCAACCGTGGTCCCCATATCGACAAGAAGAGCCGCGAGCAGTTCGAGACGCGCACCTACAAGCGTATGCTCGACATCGTTCAGCCGACTCCGCAGACCGTGGACGCGCTGATGAAGCTCGACCTCGCCGCCGGCGTCGATGTCGAGATCAAACTCGCCTAA
- the rplX gene encoding 50S ribosomal protein L24, with protein MASAKIKKGDQVIVLSGKDKGRTGEVTQSLPKEGKVVVAGINVAVRHRKASQANPQGGLERSEAPMHVSKVAHVTKDGKATRVRFEERDGKKVRVAVKTGEVING; from the coding sequence ATGGCGTCCGCCAAGATCAAGAAGGGTGACCAGGTCATCGTCCTGTCCGGCAAGGACAAGGGCCGCACCGGTGAAGTCACCCAGTCGCTGCCGAAGGAAGGCAAGGTCGTCGTCGCCGGCATCAACGTCGCCGTGCGCCACCGCAAGGCTTCGCAGGCCAACCCGCAGGGTGGTCTCGAGCGTTCGGAAGCGCCGATGCACGTCTCGAAGGTCGCGCATGTGACCAAGGACGGCAAGGCGACCCGCGTCCGCTTCGAGGAGCGCGACGGCAAGAAGGTTCGCGTCGCGGTCAAGACCGGGGAGGTCATCAATGGCTGA
- the tuf gene encoding elongation factor Tu, whose translation MAKAKFERNKPHLNIGTIGHVDHGKTSLTAAITKILAENVAGNAAVDFANIDKAPEERERGITISTAHVEYETDKRHYAHVDCPGHADYVKNMITGAAQMDGAILVVAATDGPMPQTKEHILLARQVGVPTMVVFLNKVDLVDDEEILELVEMEIREELSKREFDGDNIPIIRGSATAALSGSDDKLGKDAILALMAAVDESIPQPERPLDKPFMMPIEDVFSISGRGTVVTGRVETGIVKVGEEVEIVGIQEAVRKTTVTGVEMFRKLLDQGEAGDNIGALIRGVGREEVERGQVLAKPGSIKPHTDFKSSVYVLSKDEGGRHTPFFANYRPQFYFRTTDVTGTIQLPEGTEMVMPGDEVALGVTLIAPIAMDVGQRFTIREGGRTVGAGVVAEISK comes from the coding sequence ATGGCCAAGGCAAAATTTGAGCGGAACAAGCCGCACCTCAACATCGGCACCATCGGTCACGTCGACCACGGCAAGACCTCGCTGACCGCCGCGATCACCAAGATCCTGGCCGAGAACGTCGCGGGCAACGCGGCCGTTGACTTCGCCAACATCGACAAGGCTCCGGAAGAGCGCGAGCGCGGTATCACCATCTCGACCGCGCACGTCGAGTATGAGACCGACAAGCGTCACTATGCGCACGTCGATTGCCCCGGCCACGCCGACTATGTGAAGAACATGATCACCGGCGCGGCCCAGATGGACGGCGCGATCCTCGTCGTTGCCGCCACCGACGGCCCGATGCCGCAGACCAAGGAGCACATCCTGCTCGCCCGTCAGGTCGGCGTGCCGACGATGGTCGTCTTCCTCAACAAGGTCGATCTGGTCGACGACGAGGAAATCCTCGAGCTGGTCGAGATGGAAATCCGTGAAGAGCTCAGCAAGCGCGAGTTCGACGGCGACAATATTCCGATCATCCGTGGTTCGGCGACCGCCGCGCTCTCGGGCAGCGACGACAAGCTCGGCAAGGACGCGATCCTCGCCCTCATGGCCGCCGTCGACGAGTCGATCCCCCAGCCGGAGCGTCCGCTCGACAAGCCGTTCATGATGCCGATCGAAGATGTGTTCTCGATCTCGGGCCGCGGCACGGTCGTCACCGGCCGCGTCGAGACCGGCATCGTCAAGGTTGGCGAGGAAGTCGAGATCGTCGGCATCCAGGAAGCCGTCCGCAAGACCACCGTCACCGGCGTCGAGATGTTCCGCAAGCTGCTCGATCAGGGTGAAGCCGGCGACAATATCGGCGCGCTGATCCGCGGCGTCGGCCGTGAAGAGGTCGAGCGTGGCCAGGTTCTCGCCAAGCCGGGTTCGATCAAGCCGCACACCGATTTCAAGTCGTCGGTCTATGTGCTGTCGAAGGACGAGGGCGGCCGTCACACGCCGTTCTTCGCGAACTATCGTCCGCAGTTCTACTTCCGCACCACCGACGTGACCGGCACCATCCAGCTGCCCGAGGGCACCGAGATGGTCATGCCGGGCGACGAAGTCGCGCTGGGCGTCACGCTCATCGCGCCGATCGCCATGGACGTCGGCCAGCGCTTCACGATCCGCGAAGGCGGCCGCACCGTGGGTGCCGGCGTCGTCGCCGAGATCTCGAAGTAA
- a CDS encoding PadR family transcriptional regulator, protein MRLVLAALSAQARQWRHGYDLMKETGLLSGTLYPLLMRMTDNGVVEAEWREPVQPGRPARHAYRLTAKGLALALELEKVDPLPAAKASLA, encoded by the coding sequence ATGCGACTGGTTCTCGCCGCGCTGTCCGCGCAGGCGCGGCAATGGCGGCACGGCTATGACCTGATGAAGGAAACCGGCCTGCTGTCGGGTACGCTCTATCCGCTGTTGATGCGGATGACCGACAACGGGGTGGTGGAAGCCGAATGGCGCGAGCCGGTGCAGCCCGGACGTCCGGCACGGCACGCCTACCGCCTGACCGCGAAGGGGTTGGCGCTCGCGCTGGAGCTGGAGAAAGTTGATCCGCTTCCGGCCGCGAAGGCGTCGCTCGCGTGA
- the rpsS gene encoding 30S ribosomal protein S19 has translation MARSVWKGPFVDLHLLKKAQTAQETNARAPIKTWSRRSTILPDFVGLTFNVYNGRKFVPVSVNEDMVGMKLGEFAPTRFFPGHAADKKGKR, from the coding sequence ATGGCTCGCTCGGTATGGAAGGGTCCGTTCGTGGACCTGCATCTGCTGAAAAAGGCTCAGACCGCGCAGGAAACCAACGCGCGCGCGCCGATCAAGACCTGGTCGCGCCGCTCGACGATCCTGCCCGATTTCGTCGGCCTCACGTTCAACGTCTACAACGGCCGCAAGTTCGTGCCGGTGTCGGTCAACGAGGACATGGTTGGCATGAAGCTCGGCGAGTTCGCTCCCACCCGCTTCTTCCCCGGCCACGCCGCCGACAAGAAGGGTAAGCGCTAA
- the rplN gene encoding 50S ribosomal protein L14, which yields MIQMQSNLDVADNSGAKRVQCIKVLGGSKRRVAGVGDVIVVSIKEAQPRGKVKKGDVHRAVIVRTAKDIRRADGSVIRFDGNAAVLVNKNEEPIGTRIFGPVVRELRNKGFMKIISLAPEVL from the coding sequence ATGATCCAGATGCAGTCCAATCTCGACGTCGCAGACAACAGCGGCGCGAAGCGGGTGCAGTGCATCAAGGTGCTGGGCGGCTCGAAGCGCCGCGTGGCCGGCGTTGGCGACGTGATCGTCGTCAGCATCAAGGAAGCGCAGCCTCGCGGCAAGGTGAAGAAGGGTGACGTTCACCGTGCCGTCATCGTCCGCACCGCCAAGGACATCCGCCGCGCCGATGGCTCGGTCATTCGTTTCGACGGCAATGCCGCCGTGCTGGTCAACAAGAACGAGGAGCCGATCGGCACCCGTATCTTCGGGCCGGTGGTTCGTGAGCTCCGCAACAAGGGCTTCATGAAGATCATCAGCCTTGCGCCGGAGGTGCTGTAA
- the rplV gene encoding 50S ribosomal protein L22 yields the protein MSKPKAPRRVADNEALSVGTQIRGSAQKLNLVAGLIRGKKAGDAMNILQFSTKAMAVDARKVLASAIANAENNHNLDVDALVVAEASVGKSITMKRFATRGRGKSTRILKPFSRLRIVVREQEEA from the coding sequence ATGTCCAAGCCCAAGGCACCCCGTCGCGTCGCCGACAATGAGGCGCTGTCGGTCGGCACGCAGATCCGTGGTTCGGCGCAGAAGCTGAATCTGGTCGCTGGCCTGATCCGCGGCAAGAAGGCTGGCGATGCGATGAACATCCTCCAGTTCTCGACCAAGGCGATGGCCGTCGATGCCCGCAAGGTTCTCGCCTCGGCGATCGCCAATGCGGAAAACAACCATAACCTCGATGTCGACGCGCTCGTCGTCGCCGAGGCTTCGGTCGGCAAGTCGATCACGATGAAGCGCTTCGCGACCCGCGGCCGTGGCAAGTCCACCCGCATCCTGAAGCCGTTCAGCCGTCTTCGCATCGTCGTCCGCGAGCAGGAAGAAGCATAA
- the rpsQ gene encoding 30S ribosomal protein S17, whose amino-acid sequence MPKRVLTGNIVSDKGDKTVVVLVERKVKHALYGKIIRRSKKYHAHDEGNEYKAGETVRIEETAPISKLKTWKVIERVNTHATPAKVTAE is encoded by the coding sequence ATGCCGAAGCGCGTGCTGACCGGGAACATTGTCTCGGACAAGGGCGACAAGACGGTTGTGGTGCTGGTGGAGCGCAAGGTTAAGCACGCGCTCTACGGCAAGATCATCCGCCGCTCGAAGAAGTATCACGCCCATGACGAGGGCAATGAATACAAGGCCGGCGAGACCGTGCGCATCGAAGAGACCGCGCCGATTTCGAAGCTGAAGACCTGGAAGGTGATCGAGCGGGTCAACACCCACGCGACGCCCGCCAAGGTGACGGCGGAATAA
- the rplB gene encoding 50S ribosomal protein L2, translated as MALKNYNPTTPSQRGLILIDRSSLYKGRPVKALTEGKRKTGGRNNKGHVTSRGIAGGHKQRYRIVDFKRRLWDVEGTVERIEYDPNRTAFIALVNYGADENGKDRIAYIIAPQRLGVGDKVIASKKTDVKPGNAMELGSMPVGTIVHNVEMKPGKGGQIARSAGTYVQVVGRDRGMVIVRLNSGEQRYIHSNCMATVGAVSNPDNQNTNLGKAGRNRWLGQRPLTRGVAKNPVDHPHGGGEGRTSGGRHPVTPWGKPTKGARTRHNKATDKMIIRSRHARKK; from the coding sequence ATGGCACTCAAGAATTATAACCCGACGACGCCGTCGCAGCGCGGGCTGATCCTGATCGACCGTTCGAGCCTGTACAAGGGTCGTCCGGTCAAGGCTCTCACCGAAGGCAAGCGCAAGACCGGTGGCCGCAACAACAAGGGTCACGTGACCTCGCGCGGCATCGCCGGCGGTCACAAGCAGCGCTATCGCATCGTCGATTTCAAGCGCCGCCTGTGGGACGTCGAGGGCACCGTCGAGCGGATCGAATATGATCCCAACCGCACCGCTTTCATCGCGCTCGTGAACTACGGCGCCGACGAGAACGGCAAGGATCGCATCGCCTACATCATCGCTCCGCAGCGCCTCGGCGTCGGCGACAAGGTGATCGCGTCGAAGAAGACCGACGTGAAGCCGGGCAACGCCATGGAGCTGGGCTCGATGCCGGTCGGCACCATCGTCCACAATGTGGAGATGAAGCCGGGCAAGGGCGGTCAGATCGCGCGTTCGGCCGGCACCTATGTGCAGGTCGTCGGCCGTGACCGCGGCATGGTGATCGTTCGCCTCAATTCGGGCGAGCAGCGCTACATCCACTCGAACTGCATGGCGACGGTCGGTGCGGTGTCCAACCCGGACAACCAGAACACCAACCTCGGCAAGGCCGGTCGCAATCGCTGGCTCGGCCAGCGTCCGCTGACCCGCGGCGTCGCCAAGAACCCGGTCGATCACCCGCACGGCGGTGGTGAAGGCCGGACCTCGGGCGGCCGTCATCCGGTCACCCCATGGGGCAAGCCGACCAAGGGTGCGCGCACCCGCCACAACAAGGCGACGGACAAGATGATCATCCGTAGCCGTCACGCGAGGAAGAAGTAA
- the rplP gene encoding 50S ribosomal protein L16: MLQPKKFAHRKQFKGRIHGDAKGGTTLNFGSYGLKAMEPERITARQIEAARRAITRHIKRQGRLWIRIFPDVPVSSKPAEVRMGSGKGAPEYWAARVKPGRILFELDGVPGPLAAEAFSRAAMKLPIKVKVVARLGDTSHLGVL, translated from the coding sequence ATGTTGCAACCGAAGAAGTTTGCGCACCGCAAGCAGTTCAAGGGCCGCATCCATGGCGACGCCAAGGGTGGGACCACGCTGAACTTCGGCTCCTATGGCCTGAAGGCGATGGAGCCGGAGCGGATCACCGCGCGCCAGATCGAAGCGGCCCGCCGTGCGATCACGCGTCACATCAAGCGCCAGGGTCGCCTCTGGATCCGCATCTTCCCGGACGTTCCGGTTTCGTCGAAGCCGGCCGAAGTCCGCATGGGCTCGGGCAAGGGTGCGCCGGAATATTGGGCCGCCCGCGTCAAGCCGGGCCGCATCCTCTTCGAGCTGGACGGCGTTCCCGGCCCGCTCGCCGCGGAAGCGTTCTCGCGCGCTGCGATGAAGCTGCCGATCAAGGTCAAGGTCGTGGCCCGCCTGGGCGACACCTCGCACCTGGGAGTGTTGTAA
- the rplC gene encoding 50S ribosomal protein L3 has translation MRTGVIAKKLGMTRLFQDDGRHVPVTVLALEGVQVVSVREQDRDGYTAVQLGAGSAKSKNVAKPQRGHFGKAEVEPKAIVHEFRVDADGLLEVGAEISADHYVAGQFVDIQGRTQGKGFAGGMKRWGFGGLRATHGVSVSHRSLGSTGQRQDPGKVFKNKKMAGHMGDKFRTQQNLEIVGTDVERGLIFVKGSVPGSKGGWLFVKDSVKVARHADAPFPAGLKAAANNNDTAPAETPAEVTEAPEATEGQEG, from the coding sequence ATGCGCACTGGCGTGATCGCGAAGAAGTTGGGGATGACCCGCCTGTTCCAGGACGACGGCCGCCACGTGCCGGTCACCGTTCTGGCTCTCGAAGGCGTTCAGGTCGTCTCCGTCCGCGAACAGGATCGCGACGGCTACACCGCCGTCCAGCTCGGCGCCGGCTCGGCGAAGAGCAAGAACGTCGCCAAGCCGCAGCGCGGCCATTTCGGCAAGGCCGAGGTCGAGCCCAAGGCGATCGTCCATGAATTCCGCGTCGATGCCGACGGCCTGCTCGAAGTGGGCGCCGAGATCTCGGCCGACCATTATGTCGCCGGCCAGTTCGTCGACATTCAGGGCCGTACCCAGGGTAAGGGTTTCGCCGGCGGCATGAAGCGTTGGGGCTTCGGCGGTCTGCGCGCCACCCACGGCGTCTCGGTCTCGCACCGCTCGCTCGGTTCGACCGGTCAGCGCCAGGATCCGGGCAAGGTCTTCAAGAACAAGAAGATGGCCGGTCACATGGGTGACAAGTTCCGCACCCAGCAGAATCTCGAGATCGTCGGCACCGACGTCGAGCGCGGCCTGATCTTCGTCAAGGGTTCGGTCCCTGGCTCGAAGGGCGGCTGGCTGTTCGTCAAGGACAGCGTCAAGGTTGCCCGTCACGCCGACGCGCCGTTCCCGGCTGGCCTCAAGGCTGCCGCCAACAACAACGACACCGCCCCCGCGGAGACTCCGGCCGAAGTGACCGAGGCTCCCGAGGCGACCGAAGGCCAGGAGGGCTGA